The Bacillota bacterium genome contains a region encoding:
- a CDS encoding low molecular weight protein arginine phosphatase → MAGEGKVLFVCAGNTCRSPMAAALFRRLIDEEWSDQLGKLQVLSAGICAQEGDAASPQAVSVMARRGLDLTSHRARRLQPEMVREATWVLTMTGAQRYELLRMVPEARDRVFVLKYFPPGEDEPGPQHDVGDPVRRPEEVYEEVARELEQALRRVAGYLAEQDC, encoded by the coding sequence GTGGCCGGGGAGGGAAAAGTCCTGTTCGTGTGCGCCGGAAACACCTGTCGCAGTCCCATGGCGGCGGCACTGTTCCGGCGTCTCATCGACGAGGAGTGGTCCGACCAGCTGGGGAAGCTCCAGGTGCTGTCGGCAGGGATATGTGCTCAGGAAGGGGACGCCGCTTCCCCCCAGGCCGTTTCCGTGATGGCCCGGCGGGGGCTGGATTTGACCTCCCATCGGGCCCGCAGGCTGCAGCCGGAGATGGTGCGGGAGGCAACCTGGGTACTCACCATGACCGGCGCGCAGCGGTACGAGCTGCTCAGGATGGTGCCGGAGGCGCGTGATCGCGTCTTCGTCCTGAAGTACTTCCCCCCCGGGGAAGACGAGCCCGGCCCCCAACACGATGTGGGCGACCCGGTGAGGAGGCCGGAAGAGGTTTACGAGGAGGTGGCCCGCGAGCTGGAACAGGCGCTGCGCCGGGTGGCCGGCTACCTGGCCGAGCAGGACTGCTGA
- a CDS encoding TIGR01440 family protein, whose translation MGWEAIRDSVARATLELIEVAGFEPGSLLVVGCSTSEVLGYRIGKGSSLEVGRVIAGTLLEILHPRGMYLAAQGCEHINRSLVVEKEYQERHHLEEVTVWPVPRAGGAFASAAIDLFRHPVMVRAVQAQAGMDIGHTLIGMHIKPVAVPVRLDVTHVGKACLVLARSRPPLVGGERAVYRRPGTPVPPPDK comes from the coding sequence CTGGGATGGGAAGCAATCCGGGACAGCGTGGCCCGGGCTACCCTGGAACTGATCGAGGTGGCGGGGTTCGAGCCCGGATCCCTGCTGGTGGTAGGGTGCAGCACCAGCGAGGTACTGGGGTACCGCATCGGCAAGGGCTCCAGCCTGGAGGTGGGCCGGGTAATCGCCGGCACCCTCCTGGAGATCCTTCATCCCCGTGGCATGTACCTGGCCGCCCAGGGTTGCGAGCACATAAATCGGTCCCTGGTGGTGGAAAAAGAGTATCAGGAGAGGCACCACCTGGAAGAGGTCACGGTGTGGCCGGTGCCGCGGGCGGGCGGGGCCTTCGCCAGCGCCGCCATCGACCTCTTCCGGCACCCGGTCATGGTGCGGGCGGTGCAGGCCCAGGCGGGCATGGATATCGGCCACACTCTCATCGGGATGCACATCAAGCCGGTGGCGGTCCCGGTGCGGCTGGACGTCACCCATGTGGGGAAGGCCTGTCTGGTGCTGGCGCGCAGCCGTCCTCCCCTGGTGGGAGGAGAACGGGCCGTCTACCGGCGGCCGGGCACACCTGTGCCCCCTCCCGACAAGTAG
- a CDS encoding dCMP deaminase family protein yields MAGTPDRPPAVRDRLPQRPSWDEYFMQVARVVAGRSTCLRRQVGAVIVRDKRILATGYNGAPTGLPHCLDIGCLRDQVGALSGERQEICRASHAEQNALVQAARYGIAVEGGTLYCTTFPCSICAKMLVNAGIRRVVYEEEYRDPLAREILDLAGVEVVQLEGPRLRDEDRSPAPAE; encoded by the coding sequence ATGGCCGGCACCCCGGACAGGCCCCCGGCTGTGAGGGACAGGCTCCCGCAGCGCCCGAGCTGGGACGAATACTTTATGCAGGTGGCCCGGGTGGTGGCGGGGCGGTCTACCTGCCTGCGGCGGCAGGTAGGGGCGGTGATCGTGCGGGACAAGCGCATCCTGGCCACGGGGTATAACGGTGCCCCCACCGGTCTGCCGCACTGCCTGGACATCGGGTGCCTGCGGGACCAGGTAGGAGCCCTGTCGGGGGAGCGCCAGGAGATCTGCCGCGCCTCCCATGCCGAGCAGAATGCCCTGGTGCAGGCGGCCCGGTACGGTATCGCGGTGGAAGGGGGCACCCTGTACTGCACGACCTTTCCCTGCTCCATCTGCGCCAAGATGCTGGTCAACGCCGGCATCCGGCGGGTGGTTTACGAAGAGGAATACCGGGATCCCCTGGCCCGGGAGATCCTGGACCTGGCGGGAGTGGAAGTGGTGCAACTTGAAGGTCCCCGCCTGCGAGACGAAGACCGTAGCCCTGCCCCGGCTGAATAA
- a CDS encoding MazG-like family protein, with protein sequence MKVPACETKTVALPRLNNLRPTLESTALKLMEEAGELGAAIGKLRGMNGEQVTAAGPTVYRAICRELLDVAQTAITMMYVLEEQHGVDIEQALAEHIEKLLAKGYLKL encoded by the coding sequence TTGAAGGTCCCCGCCTGCGAGACGAAGACCGTAGCCCTGCCCCGGCTGAATAACCTGCGTCCCACCCTGGAATCCACCGCCCTCAAGCTCATGGAGGAAGCGGGGGAGCTGGGGGCGGCCATCGGCAAGCTGCGGGGGATGAACGGAGAGCAGGTGACGGCCGCCGGGCCGACGGTGTACCGTGCCATCTGCCGGGAGCTTCTGGACGTGGCCCAGACCGCCATCACCATGATGTACGTGCTGGAGGAGCAACACGGGGTCGACATCGAACAGGCCCTGGCCGAGCACATCGAGAAGCTGCTGGCCAAGGGATACCTGAAGCTGTAA
- a CDS encoding MraY family glycosyltransferase, with amino-acid sequence MRTGMVFLSALVLCLVLTPLVRKLALHMGAVVKPSGRSVHLRPIPHLGGVAIYVSFAVAVLLAGGAAAPVVRGTLLAGLFICLWGVWDDFSPMPAWRKVLGQLLAAGILVAHGLTIPWLVGPWDRYIDLGWLEIPLTVFWLVAMMNVINLVDGLDGLAAGISCIASFTLFFVARGQGVPEALLMTTALAGCTAGFLRYNFNPARIFMGDAGALFLGLALGSVSVAGAMKTATVIAVIIPLVALGIPVLDTAFAILRRLRDGRPIYEADRDHLHHRLLGMGLSQRQAVLVMYFLSLVCGVVAVSLSRVRVELGLGIAAVAALVILLGGRWFGLLHARNGRTRH; translated from the coding sequence TTGCGCACTGGGATGGTGTTCCTTTCCGCGCTGGTCCTTTGCCTGGTGTTGACACCTCTGGTAAGGAAGCTGGCCCTACACATGGGGGCGGTGGTCAAGCCCTCCGGGCGCAGCGTTCACCTCCGCCCCATACCCCACCTGGGCGGGGTGGCCATATACGTTTCCTTTGCCGTGGCTGTCCTTCTGGCGGGCGGCGCCGCCGCGCCGGTGGTGAGGGGGACGCTGCTCGCCGGCCTGTTCATCTGCCTCTGGGGGGTGTGGGACGATTTCTCCCCCATGCCGGCCTGGCGCAAGGTGCTAGGGCAGCTCCTGGCCGCCGGCATCCTGGTGGCCCACGGGCTCACCATCCCCTGGCTGGTCGGCCCGTGGGACCGGTACATCGACCTGGGCTGGCTGGAGATCCCCCTGACCGTGTTCTGGCTGGTGGCCATGATGAACGTGATCAACCTGGTGGACGGTCTGGACGGGCTGGCCGCAGGTATCAGCTGCATTGCCTCCTTCACCCTGTTCTTCGTGGCCCGGGGTCAGGGGGTACCGGAGGCCCTCCTCATGACCACCGCCCTGGCCGGGTGCACGGCAGGCTTCTTGCGTTACAACTTCAACCCCGCCCGCATCTTCATGGGTGATGCGGGGGCTCTCTTCCTGGGGCTCGCCCTGGGGTCGGTATCGGTGGCCGGTGCCATGAAGACGGCCACCGTCATCGCCGTCATCATCCCCCTGGTGGCCCTGGGTATCCCCGTCCTGGACACCGCCTTCGCCATCCTTCGCCGCCTGCGGGACGGCCGTCCCATCTACGAGGCGGACCGCGACCACCTGCACCACCGCCTGCTGGGGATGGGGCTCAGCCAGCGGCAGGCCGTGCTGGTGATGTACTTCCTCAGCCTGGTGTGCGGTGTGGTGGCGGTGAGCCTGAGCCGGGTGCGGGTTGAGCTGGGCCTGGGCATCGCGGCGGTCGCCGCCCTGGTCATTCTCCTGGGCGGGCGCTGGTTCGGTTTGCTCCACGCCCGAAACGGTCGCACCAGGCACTGA